From the Leptolyngbya sp. O-77 genome, one window contains:
- a CDS encoding SLBB domain-containing protein: MPAYAQAQFMGTTPIGEAVFAEDAYTLGPGDRIQINLFRVETYSGPQQVLVDGTLNLPLAGTVFVEGLTLQQAAAAISQRYAPFYRRPIVTVSLLAPRPLRFSVSGEVARPGSYVVSLASGSGGADLSAVRLPTLTSAIRDAGGVKSAANVRQIQIRRTRRIGPNQSTSQLITVNLWNLLQRGDLQQDITLRDGDSILIPAARTLNLAEARQLASANLYASANRPIDVVVVGEVKRPGSHTLASSSSNSDANERQDFVPTVTRAIQAAGGITEVANVRQIQVRRQTASGTVQTLDVDLWALLQEGDVNQDTVLQNGDTVLIPTATDLNPAEVTELATATFSPDSIPVYVVGEVNNPGLVQLRPNTPLNQAILAAGGFNNRRARRSSVKLLRLNPDGTVTEQTIPIDFSASLSAANNPALRGNDVIVVGRSDLTTFSDSFESLVAPLGSVFPIVNLLRLFGL, encoded by the coding sequence TTGCCCGCCTACGCCCAGGCCCAATTCATGGGAACAACGCCAATCGGAGAGGCTGTTTTTGCGGAGGATGCCTATACGCTGGGGCCGGGCGATCGCATTCAAATCAATCTCTTCAGAGTAGAGACCTACAGCGGTCCCCAGCAAGTTTTAGTAGACGGCACCCTCAATCTGCCCCTAGCTGGTACCGTATTCGTTGAAGGACTGACCCTCCAGCAGGCAGCAGCAGCCATTTCCCAGCGCTATGCCCCGTTTTATCGCCGCCCCATCGTCACTGTTAGCCTCCTCGCTCCCCGCCCTCTCCGCTTCAGCGTTTCCGGTGAGGTCGCCCGACCCGGTTCCTATGTGGTAAGTCTTGCGTCGGGCAGCGGTGGCGCTGACCTGTCTGCCGTAAGGCTACCAACCTTGACCAGCGCGATTAGAGATGCGGGCGGGGTCAAATCAGCCGCCAATGTGCGTCAAATCCAGATTCGCCGAACTCGCCGAATAGGTCCCAATCAGAGCACCTCGCAACTAATTACGGTAAACCTGTGGAACCTACTGCAACGGGGAGACTTACAGCAGGACATCACCCTGCGCGATGGGGACAGTATCCTCATTCCAGCGGCTCGAACCCTGAATTTGGCGGAAGCTCGCCAGCTCGCCAGCGCTAATCTCTACGCTTCGGCAAATCGTCCCATCGACGTGGTGGTGGTGGGGGAAGTGAAGCGGCCGGGTAGCCATACTCTCGCGTCTTCAAGCAGCAATAGTGACGCAAATGAACGCCAAGACTTTGTGCCTACTGTCACCCGTGCTATTCAGGCGGCTGGAGGCATCACGGAGGTTGCCAATGTCCGACAAATTCAGGTGCGCCGACAAACAGCTAGCGGAACGGTTCAAACGCTTGATGTGGATCTGTGGGCACTGCTGCAAGAAGGGGACGTTAATCAGGACACCGTCTTACAGAACGGCGATACGGTTCTGATTCCCACTGCAACTGACCTGAACCCAGCAGAGGTAACTGAGCTAGCTACGGCAACTTTTTCACCTGATTCTATCCCAGTTTATGTGGTAGGCGAAGTCAATAATCCAGGCTTGGTGCAGCTTCGTCCCAATACCCCGCTCAATCAAGCCATCCTCGCAGCAGGGGGGTTTAACAATCGGCGAGCCCGCCGCAGTTCGGTAAAGCTGCTGCGCCTCAATCCAGATGGCACAGTGACGGAGCAAACCATCCCTATTGACTTCTCTGCTAGCCTCAGCGCCGCTAACAACCCAGCTCTGCGCGGAAACGACGTAATTGTCGTGGGTCGCTCGGATTTGACTACTTTTTCAGATAGCTTTGAATCTTTGGTAGCTCCGCTTGGCTCGGTCTTTCCAATCGTCAACCTGTTGCGGCTATTTGGGCTGTAG